In Thioalbus denitrificans, the following are encoded in one genomic region:
- the epmA gene encoding EF-P lysine aminoacylase EpmA translates to MNWRPSASLEALRGRAELLARTRAFFAARGVLEVETPALAAAPVTDPHLASLATRLHGPGSPDGRTLYLQTSPEFAMKRLLAAGSGPVYQLARVFRDDEVGRHHNPEFTLLEWYRPGFDHHGLMDEVDALLRTLLGAPAAERLTYAEAFGRHAGVDPHRDEVSTLRRAAGELGAGCGLAAEDRDGWLGLLLSHRVQPALGRGRPTFLHDFPASQAALARIRPGEPPLAERFEVFVEGVELANGYHELTDGREQAGRFRADLERRVAMGLPAVPLDGRLLEALEAGLPPCAGVALGFDRLVMLALGAGHIDEVLAFPVERA, encoded by the coding sequence ATGAACTGGAGACCCAGCGCCAGCCTCGAGGCCCTGCGCGGGCGCGCCGAGCTGCTCGCCCGCACCCGCGCCTTTTTCGCGGCGCGCGGCGTGCTGGAGGTGGAGACCCCGGCGCTGGCCGCCGCACCGGTCACCGATCCCCACCTGGCGAGCCTCGCCACGCGGCTGCACGGTCCGGGCTCCCCCGACGGCCGCACCCTCTACCTGCAGACCTCGCCCGAGTTCGCCATGAAGCGGCTGCTGGCGGCCGGCAGCGGTCCCGTCTACCAGCTGGCGCGGGTGTTCCGCGACGACGAGGTGGGGCGCCACCACAATCCCGAGTTCACCCTGCTGGAGTGGTACCGCCCCGGCTTCGACCACCATGGGCTGATGGACGAGGTGGACGCCCTGCTGCGGACGCTGCTCGGAGCCCCGGCGGCGGAGCGGCTCACCTATGCCGAGGCGTTCGGCCGCCATGCCGGGGTGGACCCCCACCGGGACGAGGTGAGCACCCTGCGCCGGGCGGCGGGCGAGCTCGGCGCCGGCTGCGGCCTGGCGGCGGAGGACCGCGACGGCTGGCTGGGCCTGCTGCTCTCCCACCGGGTGCAGCCGGCGCTGGGCCGGGGGCGCCCCACCTTCCTGCACGATTTTCCGGCCAGCCAGGCGGCCCTGGCCCGGATCCGCCCGGGCGAGCCGCCGCTGGCGGAGCGTTTCGAGGTGTTCGTGGAGGGGGTGGAGCTGGCCAACGGCTACCACGAACTCACCGACGGCCGGGAGCAGGCCGGGCGGTTCCGGGCCGACCTGGAGCGGCGGGTGGCCATGGGCCTGCCCGCCGTGCCCCTGGACGGACGCCTGCTGGAGGCGCTGGAGGCGGGCCTGCCGCCCTGCGCCGGGGTGGCGCTGGGCTTCGACCGGCTGGTGATGCTGGCGCTCGGCGCCGGCCACATCGACGAGGTCCTGGCGTTCCCAGTGGAGCGGGCCTGA
- the efp gene encoding elongation factor P, translating into MATYSTNEFKNGLKLMVDGEPCAIAECEFVKPGKGQAFTRVKLRNLKTGRIWERTYKSGETLEGADVVDVEMQYLYYDGEFYHFMVPDTFEQYAAAPDAVGDAAKWLKEQDVCTVTLYNDAPLSVTPPNFVVMKVTETDPGLKGDTSGGGGKPATLESGAVVRVPLFVQIGELLRIDTRTGEYVSRAKEE; encoded by the coding sequence ATGGCGACTTACAGCACCAACGAGTTCAAGAACGGCCTGAAGCTGATGGTGGACGGCGAACCCTGCGCCATCGCCGAGTGCGAGTTCGTGAAGCCGGGCAAGGGCCAGGCCTTCACCCGCGTCAAGCTGCGCAACCTCAAGACCGGGCGGATCTGGGAGCGCACCTACAAGTCGGGCGAAACCCTGGAGGGCGCCGACGTGGTGGACGTGGAGATGCAGTACCTCTACTACGACGGCGAGTTCTACCACTTCATGGTGCCCGACACCTTCGAGCAGTATGCCGCCGCGCCCGATGCGGTGGGCGATGCGGCCAAGTGGCTCAAGGAGCAGGATGTCTGCACCGTGACCCTCTACAACGACGCGCCCCTGTCTGTGACCCCGCCCAACTTCGTGGTGATGAAGGTGACCGAGACCGATCCCGGTCTCAAGGGCGACACCTCCGGCGGGGGCGGCAAGCCGGCGACCCTGGAGAGCGGGGCCGTGGTCCGCGTGCCGCTGTTCGTGCAGATCGGCGAGCTGCTCAGGATCGACACCCGCACCGGCGAGTACGTCTCGCGCGCCAAGGAAGAGTAG
- the epmB gene encoding EF-P beta-lysylation protein EpmB, which translates to MIPRTRPAWQTGGWQQQLAEALGDPEELIRRLALDPGLLPAARAAATAFGLKVPEAYLGRIRPGDPHDPLLRQVLPLGAELEPAAGYVADPLGENKAMPVPGLLHKYRGRALLVVTGACPIHCRYCFRRHFPYAEANPSRQEWSTAIHWLGMNPEVHEVLLSGGDPLSLPDPKLAMLARRLAAIPHLRRLRIHTRMPVVVPDRVTAELIAWFTGTRLQPIMVLHCNHPRELDAGVSAALGRLREAGVTLLNQAVLLRGVNDATDTLAELSEALFAAGVLPYYLHLLDPVAGAAHFEVPVDRARQLHTGIRDRLPGYLVPRLVVERPDAPAKLPL; encoded by the coding sequence ATGATACCGCGAACCCGTCCCGCTTGGCAGACCGGCGGCTGGCAACAGCAGCTGGCGGAGGCCCTCGGCGACCCGGAGGAACTGATCCGGCGCCTCGCCCTCGACCCGGGGCTGCTGCCGGCGGCCAGGGCCGCCGCCACCGCCTTCGGACTCAAGGTGCCCGAAGCCTACCTGGGCCGCATCCGCCCGGGCGACCCCCATGACCCGCTGCTGCGCCAGGTGCTGCCCCTCGGCGCCGAGCTGGAACCGGCGGCCGGCTACGTGGCCGATCCGCTCGGGGAGAACAAGGCCATGCCCGTACCGGGGCTGCTGCACAAGTACCGGGGGCGGGCCCTGCTGGTGGTCACCGGCGCCTGCCCGATCCACTGCCGCTACTGCTTCCGCCGCCACTTTCCCTACGCCGAGGCCAACCCTTCACGCCAGGAATGGTCGACCGCCATCCACTGGCTCGGCATGAATCCGGAGGTACACGAGGTGCTGCTCAGCGGCGGCGATCCCCTCTCCCTGCCCGACCCGAAGCTCGCCATGCTGGCACGGCGGCTCGCCGCCATCCCCCACCTGCGGCGGCTGCGCATCCATACGCGCATGCCGGTGGTGGTCCCGGACCGGGTGACCGCCGAGCTGATCGCCTGGTTCACCGGAACCCGCCTGCAGCCGATCATGGTCCTGCACTGCAACCACCCGCGCGAGCTCGATGCCGGGGTGAGCGCGGCTCTCGGCCGGCTGCGCGAAGCCGGGGTCACGCTGCTCAACCAGGCGGTGCTCCTGCGGGGCGTGAACGACGCGACCGACACCCTGGCGGAGCTGAGCGAAGCCCTCTTTGCCGCCGGCGTCCTGCCCTACTACCTCCACCTGCTCGACCCGGTGGCGGGCGCGGCCCACTTCGAGGTGCCGGTGGACAGGGCCCGGCAACTGCACACCGGGATCCGTGATCGGCTGCCCGGTTACCTCGTGCCGCGCCTGGTGGTCGAGCGCCCGGACGCCCCCGCGAAGCTGCCGCTCTGA